From Mya arenaria isolate MELC-2E11 chromosome 1, ASM2691426v1, a single genomic window includes:
- the LOC128209177 gene encoding uncharacterized protein LOC128209177 isoform X2: protein MESKDSKLIKKTGRKTPKYCCICKGIYRGKVIDGRKVSLHRFPQNKRLKRVWVQRCKTVMRSFQWNEHRRLCSEHFVGFRGPSFQHTLPSMFPTETGATKTFQPTLLDEDVGDDDDGDTLNDDLDLELSNDDSIQPQLSFVSPSGHAIDTSVHLHDYCMGPDYSHRISPLDVVTHRLRTTVQ from the exons ATGGAAAGTAAAGATTCAAAACTAATAAAGAAAACGGGCAGGAAAACCCCTAAGTACTGTTGTATTTGTAAAGGAATTTACAGAGGAAAGGTTATTGATGGGAGAAAAGTGTCATTGCACCGTTTTCCTCAGAACAAACGTTTAAAACGTGTGTGGGTGCAGAGATGTAAAACGGTCATGAGATCGTTCCAGTGGAATGAACACAGGCGATTGTGTAGTGAGCATTTTGTTGGCTTCAGAGGACCTTCATTCCAGCATACACTTCCATCTATGTTTCCAACTGAGACTGGTGCTACCAAAACCTTCCAGCcaacg CTCCTTGATGAAGAcgtaggtgatgatgatgatggtgatacgcTCAATGACGATTTAGACCTAGAACTGTCAAATGATGATAGTATACAGCCACAACTGTCATTTGTATCCCCTTCCGGGCATGCCATTGATACCTCTGTCCACCTGCATGATTACTGCATGGGACCAGACTACAGCCACAGAATCAGTCCTTTag atgttgtGACACACAGACTGAGAACAACTGTGCAGTGA
- the LOC128209177 gene encoding uncharacterized protein LOC128209177 isoform X1, with amino-acid sequence MEVQTEESFLGKTADFSSQTEHSTRDFGVQCQLPMLTYDDVKYNDNLVSFYTGIPNRVVFEALFDEIKDEAEVRTSRRKLNYKDSDGGRPRTLSVLDEFFMVLMRLRLGLLFEDLGTRFCISTSQCSDIVERWINYLHVQLSFLVQWPSREVVKNNMPEQFKEKYSNTRIIIDCTEIYSKTSSSLSLKSLMYSDYKSHMTHKILVGISPNGVVTFVSDCWVGCTSDKKLTEKCGLLDLLEEGDAIMVDKGFTITDLTTPRGIHLIIPPFKQKGKQFSKREVLLTKDIASLRIHVERQMERIKNFRILHGNIPITQSRRISKVFKICTYLTNLWPPLVQ; translated from the coding sequence ATGGAAGTACAAACTGAAGAAAGTTTCCTGGGAAAAACAGCAGACTTCAGTTCACAAACAGAACATTCTACTAGAGACTTTGGTGTACAATGTCAGCTACCTATGCTCACATATGATGACgtaaaatacaatgacaattTGGTCAGTTTTTACACCGGAATCCCTAATCGAGTTGTGTTTGAAGCtttgtttgatgaaatcaaGGATGAAGCTGAAGTGCGGACATCAAGGCGGAAACTTAACTATAAAGATTCAGATGGAGGACGGCCAAGAACTCTAAGTGTTCTGGATGAATTTTTCATGGTGCTGATGCGCCTACGTCTAGGTCTGTTATTTGAAGATCTAGGTACTAGGTTTTGCATATCCACTTCACAATGTAGTGACATTGTTGAAAGATGGATcaactatttacatgtacaattatcctTTCTTGTTCAATGGCCATCTCGTGAGGTAGTgaaaaataacatgcctgaacaatttaaagagaaatattctAACACTAGAATTATTATCGACTGCACTGAAATTTACAGTAAAACATCCAGTTctctttctttgaaaagtttaatgtaCAGTGATTACAAGTCTCACATGACTCATAAGATTTTGGTGGGTATAAGCCCAAATGGTGTTGTAACTTTTGTTTCTGACTGTTGGGTGGGCTGTACCAGTGACAAGAAACTCACAGAAAAATGTGGACTCTTGGACTTGCTTGAAGAAGGAGACGCCATAATGGTTGATAAGGGTTTCACTATTACAGACCTTACTACTCCAAGAGGCATTCATCTCATTATTCCACCATTTAAacagaaaggaaaacaattctCTAAACGTGAGGTTCTCCTTACAAAAGATATTGCAAGTTTACGAATACATGTTGAAAGGCAAATGGAGAGAATCAAGAACTTTCGAATATTGCATGGCAATATTCCTATAACACAGTCAAGGAGAATTTCtaaagtgttcaaaatatgcacatatttgacaAATCTATGGCCACCACTTGTTCAATAA
- the LOC128227530 gene encoding uncharacterized protein LOC128227530 — MADVDNEITGACMNNNELTPFKVVDLKRYLANRKLNVSGLKCELIERIKGAYRLSITDKRVLEERDREERERRATERFILPCGEGVPPPSTLKAWKSTIDLFPAVEEKDIYNYIVLKRDSKRQLKAKTYYVDGHVQKVEVHLISEECSHCYVQASVLPSFPTADKRKSPEYQPWILLSKVTGCIHSAFCNCPAGEGECCNHIGALLYGLEDLTRKKTLAPTSKPCAWNNFSMLSAPRKRKLSPRKSEDLMFSKKKLYNVSVRKVSVNKNHELNSINGCTVNIDRFRQKLVGSKLNVGWSKNFEIETTENEPDLPVLHSVPFNYHDSVNLRDSSSKTVFLDHFDSLKQSAEEIQLTEILTRGQKSGKWQEARKERLTASNFGSICRRKESTEPDGLLRQMLYSNFTSKYTEYGI; from the exons ATGGCCGACGTAGACAATGAGATCACTGGGGCGTGTATGAATAACAATGAGTTGACACCATTTAAGGTCGTCGATTTGAAAAGATACCTTGCGAACCGGAAATTGAATGTATCAGGTCTTAAATGCGAATTGATTGAGAGGATAAAAGGCGCATATAGACTTTCTATAACTGACAAACGCGTGCTGGAGGAGAGAGATCGGGAAGAAAGAGAGAGAAGAGCAACCGAACGCTTTATCCTCCCATGTGGCGAGGGTGTTCCACCGCCATCAACACTGAAGGCATGGAAGTCCACTATTGATCTGTTTCCTGCTGTAGAGGAAAAGGATATATACAACTACATTGTACTGAAAAGAGACTCGAAACGTCAATTGAAGGCGAAGACTTATTATGTGGACGGACATGTACAGAAAGTTGAG GTCCATCTCATAAGCGAAGAGTGCAGCCACTGTTATGTTCAAGCTTCCGTGCTGCCATCATTTCCAACTGCAGACAAAAGAAAGTCACCAGAGTACCAACCCTGGATCCTTCTGTCGAAAGTGACTGGCTGCATACACTCTGCGTTCTGCAACTGTCCAGCTGG tGAAGGTGAATGCTGCAACCATATTGGTGCCCTGCTGTATGGACTTGAAGACCTGACGCGTAAAAAAACCCTTGCTCCAACATCCAAACCCTGTGCCTGGAACAACTTCAGCATGCTGTCTGCACCACGGAAACGTAAGCTGTCGCCTAGGAAATCTGAAGATCTTATGTTCTCAAAGAAGAAACTGTACAACGTGTCAGTGCGTAaagtttctgtaaacaaaaaccATGAACTGAACTCTATCAATGGATGCACTGTTAACATTGACAGATTTAGGCAGAAACTGGTTGGTTCGAAGTTGAATGTAGGCTGGtcaaaaaactttgaaattgaaacaactgaaaatgaaccagatCTCCCTGTGTTACATTCTGTGCCATTCAACTACCATGATAGTGTAAACTTGAGGGACAGTTCTAGTAAGACAGTGTTTTTGGATCATTTTGACTCTTTGAAGCAAAGCGCTGAAGAAATTCAATTAACTGAAATCTTAACAAGGGGCCAAAAAAGTGGGAAATGGCAAGAGGCCAGAAAAGAACGCCTAACAGCTTCAAACTTTGGCAGCATCTGTCGTAGGAAAGAATCAACTGAACCTGACGGACTCCTGCGGCAGATGTTGTATTCCAATTTCACAAGCAAGTACACAGAATATGGAATTTAA
- the LOC128233670 gene encoding kelch-like protein 41 encodes MDDYREHLLSSLYSLMSSNILTDVTFRVNDVDIFCHRNVLAASSSYFRAMFTSPVIEKDEAIIPILNIDPDVFRDIIGYVYTGDVKLTNENVQDILVAGSMFELPYLIGRCSDHMINEICQSNCVEVFLFASHYSCLKLKDAARNFIQERFSELLKTQESIFDLSFEDFEELVESDDICVDKEETVFEAIIKWIDVDKTRVKCIGKLFKHVRLALTNFEYIKTVIEVNEYIKDDVQCADYLKLYNDYLTSMAESSDHPNCQKNMNLTQRYGMFCKPMLIFSGGGNTREERSLTAFDPVSHKNYIGVTPHPTFDFKCKVDHFQLVTVDMNKIYFLGGIFFDNHHMEDHGQALNEVLRYNMKKAKWESMKGMQVSRCCFSATVVGKNIYTIGGKSKFPRGPPTDSVELYDTDNNTWISVSPLPVGIYSHTSIATKDAIFLFGGKDEDDDILDTVFRYDVILDSWTLVTTQMPKPRAFATSFTFKSQLYVIGGASFHENMLAVLIYDSVKNKWSYGEDFPEERKIVVAEYHDGNIFVCGGVQQLGLSGRRSRQVESRDLYKYDITDNTWTKLVKLVQYGNTHSLSFAIMNTKYLDESDFISTI; translated from the exons ATGGACGATTACCGGGAACATCTGCTTAGCAGCCTTTATTCTCTGATGTCATCAAACATTCTTACTGACGTCACATTCAGGGTCAACGACGTGGACATCTTTTGTCATAGAAACGTTCTGGCAGCTTCCAGCTCATACTTTCG CGCTATGTTTACCAGTCCTGTGATTGAAAAAGATGAGGCAATCATCCCTATACTCAACATTGACCCAGATGTATTCCGAGATATCATTGGATACGTCTACACAGGCGATGTCAAATTGACCAATGAAAACGTCCAAGACATACTGGTGGCTGGCTCAATGTTTGAGCTGCCTTATTTGATTGGGCGTTGCTCTGATCACATGATCAATGAAATTTGCCAATCAAATTGCGTTGAAGTATTTCTGTTTGCCTCACATTATTCCTGTTTGAAGTTAAAAGACGCCGCGAGAAATTTTATCCAGGAAAGATTTTCGGAGCTTCTTAAAACGCAAGAAAGTATCTTTGACCTCAGTTTCGAAGACTTTGAGGAACTTGTAGAAAGTGACGACATCTGTGTAGATAAAGAGGAGACCGTTTTTGAAGCCATAATTAAGTGGATTGATGTCGATAAAACAAGGGTCAAGTGTATTGGAAAACTATTCAAACATGTGCGTTTAGCTCTAACTAATTTTGAATATATCAAAACGGTTATAGAAgtgaatgaatatattaaagACGATGTACAATGTGCTGATTATTTAAAGCTTTATAACGACTACTTAACAAGTATGGCTGAAAGTAGTGATCATCCAAACTGTCAGAAAAATATGAACTTAACACAACGTTACGGaatgttttgtaaaccaatGCTTATATTTTCTGGAGGAGGCAACACAAGGGAGGAGAGATCCTTAACGGCCTTTGATCCGGTGTCTCACAAAAACTACATTGGCGTCACACCGCACCCCACCtttgattttaaatgtaagGTCGACCATTTCCAACTAGTCACAGTTGATATGAACAAAATCTATTTCCTTGGTGGGATATTTTTCGATAATCACCATATGGAAGATCACGGCCAAGCATTGAATGAGGTTCTACGATATAACATGAAAAAAGCTAAATGGGAATCGATGAAAGGCATGCAAGTCTCTAGATGTTGTTTTTCAGCAACTGTAgttggaaaaaatatatacaccaTAGGAGGAAAATCGAAGTTTCCTAGAGGTCCACCAACAGATTCAGTGGAACTATATGACACGGATAATAATACATGGATAAGTGTATCACCACTTCCCGTAGGAATTTACTCACACACCTCGATTGCAACAAAAGACGCCATTTTTCTTTTTGGCGGGAAAGATGAAGACGATGATATCCTTGACACTGTTTTTAGATATGACGTAATTTTGGACTCTTGGACTCTGGTTACCACACAAATGCCGAAACCTCGTGCTTTTGCGACATCGTTTACTTTTAAGTCTCAATTGTATGTCATCGGTGGTGCTTCGTTCCATGAGAATATGCTGGCTGTGCTTATTTACGATTCAGTAAAGAACAAATGGTCTTACGGCGAGGATTTCCCCGAAGAAAGAAAAATTGTGGTAGCAGAATATCACGATGGAAATATTTTTGTCTGCGGAGGCGTGCAACAACTGGGACTAAGCGGAAGACGAAGTCGTCAAGTTGAGTCACGTGATTTGTATAAATACGACATCACTGATAATACGTGGACTAAGCTGGTTAAACTTGTGCAGTATGGGAACACCCATTCGCTGTCTTTCGCGATaatgaacacaaaatatttGGATGAAAGTGACTTTATTAGCACAATATAA